A single genomic interval of Camelina sativa cultivar DH55 chromosome 11, Cs, whole genome shotgun sequence harbors:
- the LOC104724581 gene encoding uncharacterized protein LOC104724581: MKVSSGVVASVIAVSTAALSSSSTPPISPKVWESRKTNGSEKFEPRFDGLRFIETLVTAHR, translated from the exons atgaaggtttCAAGCGGTGTGGTGGCTTCTGTAATTGCCGTCTCCACCGctgctctctcttcttcctccactcCTCCAATCTCCCCAAAG GTCTGGGAATCGAGGAAGACGAATGGGTCGGAGAAATTTGAGCCGAGGTTTGATGGCTTAAGGTTCATAGAGACGCTGGTCACAGCACACAGATAG
- the LOC104724582 gene encoding AT-hook motif nuclear-localized protein 10-like, with product MSMTLGGGDFWPHIFTVNTGDDIIERIMSFTANGSRGISVLAANGLVANIKIQTLLSSREVVTFKDVYAIVSLKSSMTILESREVRTKTGEWRITIGGADGALFGCVLVGSLTAASPVQVVVGSFWPLVTNPPERRIAESHPLAVAPVIPQSLASSLRQVQQQDMIGGRNDKFKAVMVV from the exons ATGTCTATGACTTTGGGAGGAGGGGACTTCTGGCCGCATATCTTCACAGTTAACACAGGAGAT GATATAATCGAAAGAATTATGTCTTTCACGGCAAATGGTTCTCGTGGAATAAGTGTGCTAGCGGCAAATGGTTTGGTAGCTAACATCAAGATTCAAACGCTCCTTAGCTCCCGTGAAGTCGTGACTTTTAAG GATGTGTATGCGATAGTATCTCTTAAAAGTTCAATGACAATATTGGAGAGCAGAGAAGTGAGGACTAAGACGGGAGAGTGGCGGATTACGATTGGTGGAGCAGATGGAGCCCTCTTTGGTTGTGTTTTAGTCGGTAGTCTCACGGCAGCAAGTCCAGTCCAA GTTGTGGTTGGCAGTTTCTGGCCATTGGTCACAAATCCGCCTGAGAGGAGAATCGCTGAGAGCCATCCGCTGGCTGTTGCACCCGTTATTCCACAATCATTGGCTTCCTCCTTAAGACAAGTCCAACAACAAGATATGATAGGCGGCCGAAATGATAAGTTCAAAGCTGTGATGGTTGTTTAA